Proteins encoded together in one Colius striatus isolate bColStr4 chromosome 3, bColStr4.1.hap1, whole genome shotgun sequence window:
- the DRC3 gene encoding dynein regulatory complex subunit 3, whose protein sequence is MSELYKNIEPNVIDDEMVQKAIEEQCPEDIEKLAKREGIPLEDVTELQLSFRNILQIDNLWQFENLTKLQLDNNIIEKIEALESLIHLVWLDLSFNNIEVIEGLDTLVKLQDLSLYSNRISKIEHMDTLQELQIFSIGKNNLSTLEDVTYLRRFKNLRTLNLMGNPLCENERYTLFVVAHLPDLVYLDFKLVSDTTREAAVLEYRDLTEPLQREAAQAQAQLEEKEAKQKELEYHKAAFVEYLNGSFLFDSMYADDAEAAKLAYLPGVGDLLQEYRKEFVSVCENLFNYGLKEYEKREAEVSDFYEGLHQALTANQQECRKIILDFENRNKTKLDEIHNASTYDIAESKQAEYREDIFQLSEALMTLEMLIADQLEELIEDFKRNIAVIVSTFIENVKGIMTQCQDLENLYHEKLLEIAITTLEKSVKNELEEDLPADVQVLLGDKTAVVNAANISHGIRLRKIDKRGSDLLCNVYRWQISVTEKALQNEADRSHERIKEIFLYTDSLQEELDNMEILDLVE, encoded by the exons ATGAGCGAGTTGTACAAAAACATTGAGCCAAATGTTATTGATGATGAAATGGTTCAGAAAGCTATTGAAGAACAGTGTCCAGAGGACATAGAAAAGCTTGCCAAAAGAGAAGGTATTCCTTTGGAAGATGTGACAGAGCTACAGCTTAGTTTTAGAA ATATCCTGCAGATTGATAATCTGTGGCAGTTTGAGAATCTGACTAAACTGCAGCTGGACAACAATATAATTGAGAAGATAGAAGCTCTGGAGAGTCTGATTCACCTTGTATGGCTTG ACTTGTCCTTCAACAACATTGAAGTAATTGAGGGCCTGGATACCCTTGTCAAACTGCAGGACCTAAGTCTCTACAGTAACAGAATATCTAAAATTGAGCACATGGACACATTGCAAGAGCTGCAGATTTTCTCCATAGGAAAGAATAACCTGTCCACTTTGGAAGAT GTGACCTACCTCAGGAGGTTTAAAAACTTACGCACACTGAATCTGATGGGGAACCCTCTCTGCGAGAATGAGAGGTACACGCTGTTTGTTGTTGCTCATCTTCCAGACCTGGTGTACTTGGACTTCAAGCTCGTGAGTGACACCACG CGAGAAGCTGCAGTTTTAGAATATCGAGATCTTACTGAGCCATTGCAACGTGAGGCAGCTCAGGCTCAGGCTCagctggaggagaaagaggCAAAGCAGAAAGAGCTGGAGTACCACAAG GCAGCCTTTGTGGAGTACTTGAATGGCTCATTTCTGTTTGACAGTATGTATGCAGATGATGCAGAAGCTGCCAAACTGGCTTACCTCCCTGGTGTGGGTGACCTGCTGCAGGA ATACAGGAAGGAGTTTGTCTCAGTTTGTGAGAACCTGTTTAACTATGGGCTGAAAGAGTATGAAAAACGAGAAGCTGAAGTCTCTGATTTCTACGAAGGTCTCCATCAAGCATTAACAGCCAACCAGCAAGAATGCAGGAAAATAATCCTAGACTTTGAAAATCGGAACAAAACG AAGCTGGATGAGATTCATAATGCCAGTACTTACGATATCGCTGAGTCTAAACAAGCAGAGTACAGGGAGGACATATTTCAGCTGTCAGAAGCACTGATGACCTTGGAAATGCTGATAGCTGACCAGCTGGAG GAACTCATAGAGgatttcaaaagaaacattGCTGTCATAGTGTCAACGTTCATTGAGAATGTTAAAGGGAT AATGACCCAGTGCCAGGACCTGGAAAATCTTTACCATGAAAAGCTGCTAGAGATTGCCATCACCACACTGGAGAAGTCAGTCAAGAATGAGCTTGAGGAGGATTTGCCAGCTGATGTTCAAGTG CTTCTGGGGGACAAAACTGCCGTTGTCAATGCAGCCAACATATCCCATGGCATCCGCCTGCGGAAGATTGATAAGCGAGGGAGCGATCTCCTCTGCAACGTCTACCGCTGGCAGATCTCTGTGACAGAGAAG GCTCTTCAAAACGAGGCTGACAGAAGCCATGAGCGTAtcaaagagatttttctgtaCACTGATAGTCTCCAGGAGGAGCTGGATAACATGGAAATCCTGGACCTGGTAGAATAG